Proteins encoded together in one Micromonospora auratinigra window:
- a CDS encoding Acg family FMN-binding oxidoreductase, with the protein MSQETPATDRPLTTALAEAAGMAGHAPSVHNSQPWHWTVLPDALELRVVRERHLSVMDPEGRLLLVSCGAALHHARLALAAEGWTPVVQRLPDPAEPDLLARLTGFAHTGADPDAMHAVQCMRVRHTDRRPVSDEPIPTATLGEIDRAATREGVNLQVLDDSQKIELAAAAQQAAAVEKGSPELLEELAYWTSRAGTGTGLPPEVLPAEAPQTTVPGRDFGGTGTLPIGPGHDRAAVYGILWGTEDEPDSWLRAGEALSAAWLTATRLGVSLVPLSGVVEVEATRYALRHMLSDLGFPYISMRLGLADPTHAGPAHTPRLDAAQTVDTSAVRDQLS; encoded by the coding sequence ATGAGCCAGGAGACGCCGGCTACGGACCGCCCGCTGACCACCGCCCTGGCGGAGGCCGCCGGGATGGCCGGCCACGCCCCCTCGGTGCACAACTCGCAGCCGTGGCACTGGACCGTGCTGCCCGACGCGCTGGAGCTGCGGGTGGTGCGGGAGCGCCACCTCAGCGTCATGGACCCGGAGGGGCGGCTGCTCCTCGTCAGCTGCGGCGCCGCGTTGCACCACGCCCGGCTGGCGCTGGCCGCCGAGGGCTGGACGCCGGTGGTCCAGCGGCTGCCCGACCCGGCCGAGCCGGACCTGCTGGCCCGCCTCACCGGCTTCGCGCACACCGGCGCGGACCCGGACGCCATGCACGCGGTGCAGTGCATGCGGGTACGGCACACCGACCGCCGGCCGGTCAGCGACGAGCCGATCCCCACCGCCACCCTCGGCGAGATCGACCGGGCCGCCACCCGGGAGGGCGTCAACCTCCAGGTGCTCGACGACAGCCAGAAGATCGAGCTGGCCGCCGCGGCGCAGCAGGCGGCCGCGGTCGAGAAGGGCAGCCCCGAACTGCTGGAGGAGCTGGCGTACTGGACCAGCCGCGCCGGCACCGGCACCGGCCTGCCGCCCGAGGTGTTGCCGGCCGAGGCGCCGCAGACCACCGTGCCGGGACGCGACTTCGGCGGGACGGGCACCCTGCCGATCGGTCCCGGCCACGACCGCGCCGCCGTCTACGGCATCCTCTGGGGCACCGAGGACGAACCGGACAGCTGGCTGCGGGCCGGTGAGGCGCTCTCCGCCGCCTGGCTCACCGCGACCCGGCTCGGCGTCTCCCTGGTGCCGCTCAGCGGCGTGGTCGAGGTGGAGGCGACCCGCTACGCGCTCCGGCACATGCTCTCCGACCTCGGCTTCCCGTACATCTCGATGCGGCTCGGCCTGGCCGACCCGACGCACGCCGGCCCCGCGCACACCCCGCGGCTGGACGCGGCGCAGACCGTCGACACCTCGGCGGTTCGTGATCAACTGTCCTGA
- a CDS encoding heavy metal translocating P-type ATPase, which yields MGTDGRECLPEQPARQRRASLREWAPLTLLTLAVLVGAGLWSAGLRGVAQLLWAAVTLVAVLPAAWTTLKQLWHRQFGVDVIAVLALVGALLTREYLAGAVIAVMVATGQALENYAQRRATRDLRALLERAPRQARRRTPDGGIEVVPLDRVAVGDRLLVGPGDVVPVDGTVEEPATLDESVVTGESQLVGRAAGEQVASGVVNAGAAFGLRARKNAAESTYAGIVRLAEEATAHKAPMVRLADRYAAAFVPFTLLLAGAAWLLSGEFLRAVAVLVVATPCPLLLATPIAIVSGLSRVARRGVLVRDGGSLELLGRARTLLMDKTGTLTAGRPRAAETVVAPGGDRDEVLRLAASVEQLSPHVLATALVRQAREQGLALAEPTDVTEEPGRGVTGRVDGRRVRVGQLPGEPPEWAHRVRERAELAGRSTVWVADDRGPLGAILLEDPVRPDARRTVRRLREAGLARLVMVTGDRPRTARQVAQTVGVDDVWAQCSPREKVDRVREESGRAVTVMVGDGVNDAPALAEAHVGVAMGATGATASADVADAVLTVDRLDRLADAVEIARYARRIAVQSATVGMGLAVVAMVVAAFGGLPPVAGAFLQEGIDVLVILNALRALGGGLSRRDVPPETRELLDRYAGQHGGVRDVLTRLRDTADLVATRPDAAECVPALRAVHRRLVDEVLPHEAAEERQLYPALAGPLGSDEATSTMSRAHVEISRLVDRIGGHLAQHEDGRLRPDEVPDLLAALYGLDAVLRLHLAQEEEDYFSLNPDEGPAAATR from the coding sequence GTGGGGACCGACGGACGTGAGTGCCTGCCCGAGCAGCCGGCGCGGCAGCGCCGGGCCAGTCTGCGGGAATGGGCCCCGCTGACCCTGCTCACCCTGGCCGTGCTGGTCGGCGCCGGGCTCTGGTCCGCCGGGCTGCGCGGTGTGGCTCAGCTGCTCTGGGCAGCGGTGACGCTGGTCGCCGTGCTTCCGGCCGCCTGGACCACCCTCAAGCAGCTCTGGCACCGGCAGTTCGGGGTCGACGTCATCGCGGTGCTCGCCCTGGTCGGCGCGCTGCTGACCCGCGAGTACCTGGCCGGTGCGGTGATCGCGGTGATGGTCGCCACCGGGCAGGCGCTGGAGAACTACGCCCAACGCCGGGCCACCCGGGACCTGCGGGCGTTGCTGGAACGCGCGCCCCGGCAGGCCCGCCGGCGTACCCCGGACGGTGGCATCGAGGTGGTGCCGCTGGACCGGGTCGCGGTGGGCGACCGACTGCTGGTCGGCCCGGGTGACGTGGTGCCGGTGGACGGGACCGTGGAGGAACCGGCCACCCTCGACGAGTCGGTGGTCACCGGCGAGTCGCAGCTGGTCGGCCGGGCCGCGGGCGAGCAGGTGGCCAGTGGTGTGGTGAACGCGGGCGCCGCCTTCGGGCTGCGGGCCCGTAAGAACGCGGCGGAGAGCACGTACGCGGGGATCGTCCGGCTCGCCGAGGAGGCCACCGCGCACAAGGCCCCGATGGTCCGGCTGGCCGACCGGTACGCGGCGGCGTTCGTGCCGTTCACCCTGCTGCTGGCGGGGGCCGCCTGGCTGCTCTCCGGCGAGTTCCTGCGGGCGGTGGCGGTGCTGGTGGTGGCCACCCCCTGCCCGCTGCTGCTGGCCACCCCGATCGCGATCGTCTCCGGGCTGTCCCGGGTGGCCCGGCGCGGCGTGCTGGTCCGCGACGGCGGCTCGCTGGAGCTGCTGGGCCGGGCCCGCACCCTGTTGATGGACAAGACCGGCACGCTCACCGCCGGCCGCCCCCGCGCGGCCGAGACGGTGGTCGCGCCCGGCGGGGACCGGGACGAGGTGCTGCGGCTGGCCGCCTCCGTCGAGCAGCTCTCCCCGCACGTGCTGGCGACCGCGCTGGTCCGGCAGGCCCGCGAGCAGGGGCTGGCGCTGGCCGAGCCGACCGACGTCACGGAGGAGCCGGGGCGCGGGGTGACCGGCCGGGTGGACGGCCGGCGGGTCCGGGTCGGCCAGCTGCCGGGCGAGCCGCCCGAGTGGGCGCACCGGGTCCGGGAACGGGCCGAGCTGGCCGGCCGGTCCACCGTGTGGGTCGCCGACGACCGGGGGCCGCTGGGGGCGATCCTGCTGGAGGACCCGGTCCGCCCGGACGCCCGCCGCACCGTGCGGCGGCTGCGGGAGGCGGGGCTGGCCCGACTGGTGATGGTCACCGGGGACCGGCCGCGCACCGCCCGGCAGGTGGCGCAGACCGTCGGCGTGGACGACGTCTGGGCGCAGTGCTCACCCCGGGAGAAGGTCGACCGGGTACGGGAGGAGTCGGGCCGGGCGGTGACCGTGATGGTCGGCGACGGGGTCAACGACGCCCCGGCTCTGGCCGAGGCGCACGTCGGGGTGGCGATGGGCGCGACCGGGGCGACCGCCTCGGCGGACGTGGCCGACGCGGTGCTCACCGTGGACCGGCTGGACCGGCTCGCCGACGCGGTGGAGATCGCCCGGTACGCGCGCCGCATCGCCGTGCAGAGCGCCACCGTCGGGATGGGCCTCGCGGTCGTCGCGATGGTGGTCGCCGCCTTCGGCGGGCTGCCCCCGGTGGCCGGCGCGTTCCTCCAGGAGGGCATCGACGTGCTGGTGATCCTCAACGCGCTGCGCGCCCTCGGTGGCGGGTTGAGCCGCCGCGACGTGCCCCCGGAGACCCGCGAGCTGCTCGACCGGTACGCGGGCCAGCACGGTGGGGTGCGCGACGTGCTGACCCGGCTGCGCGACACCGCCGACCTGGTGGCGACCCGCCCCGACGCGGCGGAGTGCGTGCCGGCGCTGCGCGCGGTGCACCGCCGGCTGGTCGACGAGGTGCTGCCGCACGAGGCGGCCGAGGAACGGCAGCTCTACCCGGCGCTGGCCGGCCCGCTCGGCAGCGACGAGGCGACCTCCACGATGAGCCGGGCGCACGTGGAGATCAGCCGGCTGGTGGACCGGATCGGCGGGCACCTGGCCCAGCACGAGGACGGCCGGCTGCGCCCCGACGAGGTGCCGGACCTGCTCGCCGCCCTGTACGGCCTGGACGCGGTGCTGCGGCTGCACCTGGCGCAGGAGGAGGAGGACTACTTCTCGCTGAACCCGGACGAGGGCCCCGCCGCGGCTACCCGGTGA
- a CDS encoding DUF402 domain-containing protein yields MVFTPGRIITRRYLRGDRCTWVQPMRVLADDDRGLLLWHPEGSDFARLVDAEGRTQHEVTIDRMREPRLDVTAWATYDILVLMPPGAAYSVWWFFRAGAFAGWYVNLETPCVRRPDGVDTTDQLLDIVVTPEREWRWKDADELAERTGHPLYLDRAGADAVRAEADRLVALIEAGGYPFDGTHTDFRPDPGWPARLRLPAGALTG; encoded by the coding sequence ATGGTCTTCACACCGGGTCGGATCATCACCCGTCGGTACCTGCGCGGCGACCGGTGCACCTGGGTGCAGCCCATGCGGGTGCTCGCCGACGACGACCGGGGCCTGCTGCTCTGGCATCCCGAGGGCAGCGACTTCGCCCGGCTGGTGGACGCCGAGGGGCGGACGCAGCACGAGGTCACCATCGACCGGATGCGGGAGCCGCGCCTCGACGTGACCGCCTGGGCGACGTACGACATCCTGGTGCTGATGCCGCCCGGCGCGGCGTACTCCGTCTGGTGGTTCTTCCGGGCCGGCGCCTTCGCCGGCTGGTACGTCAACCTGGAGACGCCCTGCGTCCGGCGGCCCGACGGGGTCGACACCACCGACCAGCTCCTCGACATCGTGGTGACACCCGAGCGCGAGTGGCGGTGGAAGGACGCCGACGAGCTCGCGGAACGGACCGGACACCCGCTCTACCTGGACCGGGCCGGCGCCGACGCGGTCCGCGCCGAGGCCGACCGGCTGGTCGCGCTGATCGAGGCCGGCGGCTACCCCTTCGACGGTACGCACACCGACTTCCGCCCCGACCCGGGCTGGCCGGCGCGGCTGCGCCTGCCGGCCGGGGCGCTCACCGGGTAG
- a CDS encoding universal stress protein, which yields MSSPEILVGYDGSADATVALNWAMDEAGRSGRPVRLAYVFEWLTVAGWIGPGVAPGIWPDETARRQVEDLVRKAAADAAAERPGLTVHGEVFDGPPALVLQERSTEAGMLVLGSRGHGGFGGLLAGSTAVSVTAHAHCPVVVVRDGRPATSGPVVAGVDGSESALRALGFAVERAAQRDVPLRVLRTWEPPGDRWVPPDFDPQQAAAAEREAVEADLAQWRETFPDVPVEVRVEPGNPAAQLVEASREAQLVVVGSRGRGGLRGMLLGSVSQQLIHHAHCPVAVVRER from the coding sequence ATGAGTTCCCCGGAGATCCTGGTCGGCTACGACGGCTCCGCCGACGCCACCGTCGCCCTGAACTGGGCGATGGACGAGGCGGGCCGCTCGGGCCGGCCGGTCCGGCTGGCGTACGTCTTCGAGTGGTTGACGGTGGCCGGCTGGATCGGCCCCGGGGTGGCCCCCGGGATCTGGCCGGACGAGACCGCGCGCCGGCAGGTCGAGGACCTGGTCCGCAAGGCGGCGGCGGACGCCGCCGCCGAGCGGCCCGGCCTCACCGTGCACGGGGAGGTCTTCGACGGGCCGCCCGCCCTGGTGTTGCAGGAGCGCTCCACCGAGGCGGGGATGCTGGTGCTGGGCAGCCGGGGCCACGGCGGCTTCGGCGGCCTGCTCGCCGGCTCGACCGCCGTCTCCGTCACCGCCCACGCGCACTGCCCGGTGGTGGTGGTCCGGGACGGCCGGCCGGCCACCTCCGGGCCGGTGGTGGCCGGGGTGGACGGCTCCGAGTCCGCGCTGCGGGCGCTGGGCTTCGCCGTCGAGCGGGCCGCCCAGCGCGACGTCCCGCTGCGGGTGCTGCGCACCTGGGAGCCGCCCGGCGACCGGTGGGTGCCCCCGGACTTCGACCCGCAGCAGGCAGCCGCCGCCGAGCGGGAGGCCGTGGAGGCCGACCTCGCCCAGTGGCGGGAGACCTTCCCCGACGTGCCGGTGGAGGTCCGGGTCGAACCCGGCAACCCGGCCGCGCAACTGGTCGAGGCGAGCCGCGAGGCGCAACTCGTGGTGGTCGGCAGCCGGGGCCGGGGCGGGCTGCGGGGCATGCTGCTCGGCTCGGTCAGCCAGCAGCTCATCCACCACGCGCACTGCCCGGTGGCGGTGGTCCGGGAACGCTGA
- a CDS encoding phosphoketolase family protein translates to MDTALDLHSPLTEDELRRLDAYWRAANYLTVGQIYLLDNPLLREPLKPEHVKPRLLGHWGTSPGLNLLYAHLNRVIVDRDLSAIFVTGPGHGGPALVANTWLEGTYSELYHHVPRDEAGMQRLFRQFSFPGGIPSHVAPEVPGSIHEGGELGYALSHAYGAAFDNPDLLVACVVGDGEAETGPLAGSWLSNVFLNPARDGAVLPILHLNGYKIANPTILDRIPTEELLELMRGYGHQPYLVEGDDPTTVHQLLAATLDKAVDEITAIQRRARSGGPVERPRWPMIILRTPKGWTGPRDVDGKRVEGTFRAHQVPIAEVRDNPAHLAELERWLRSYRPEELFDATGAPVAELTALPPKGERRMSANPVANGGRLLRDLDLPDFRDYAIDVKEPGVPVAGATGALGPWVRDVITRNPQTFRLFGPDEVASNRLGAAFEVTDRAFVGTQVPGDDHLSPDGRVMEVLSEHLCEGWLEGYLLTGRHGIFTSYEAFIHIVDSMVNQHAKWLKVTRHIPWREPVASLNYLLSSHVWRQDHNGFSHQDPGFIDHVVNKKAEVVRVYLPPDGNTLLSTMDHCLRSRHYINVVVAGKQPAPNWLTMDEAIQHCRRGLGIWDWASTDADSEPDVVLACAGDVPTLETLAAADLLRRHLPDLKVRVVNVVDLMRLQPPSEHPHGLSDNEFDTIFTRDKPVIFAYHGYPWLIHRLTYRRANHDNLHVRGYKEEGTTTTPFDMVMLNDLDRFHLVIDVIDRVPGLAARAAHLRQEMIDTRQACRDYTREYGEDDPKVAEWRWIRETDPALRSGQ, encoded by the coding sequence ATGGACACCGCTCTCGACCTGCACAGCCCACTGACCGAAGACGAGCTGCGCCGGCTTGACGCCTACTGGCGGGCGGCCAACTACCTCACCGTCGGGCAGATCTACCTGCTCGACAACCCGCTGCTCCGCGAGCCGCTCAAGCCCGAGCACGTCAAGCCGCGCCTGCTGGGGCACTGGGGCACCAGCCCCGGCCTCAACCTGCTCTACGCGCACCTCAACCGGGTCATCGTCGACCGGGACCTGTCCGCCATCTTCGTCACCGGCCCGGGCCACGGCGGCCCCGCCCTGGTGGCCAACACCTGGCTGGAGGGCACCTACAGCGAGCTCTACCACCACGTCCCGCGCGACGAGGCCGGGATGCAGCGGCTGTTCCGGCAGTTCTCCTTCCCCGGCGGGATCCCCAGCCACGTGGCGCCGGAGGTGCCGGGTTCGATCCACGAGGGCGGCGAGCTGGGGTACGCGCTGAGCCACGCGTACGGGGCCGCGTTCGACAACCCGGACCTGCTGGTCGCCTGCGTGGTCGGCGACGGCGAGGCGGAGACCGGCCCGCTGGCCGGCAGCTGGCTGTCCAACGTCTTCCTCAACCCGGCCCGCGACGGGGCGGTGCTGCCGATCCTGCACCTCAACGGCTACAAGATCGCCAACCCGACGATCCTGGACCGGATCCCCACCGAGGAACTGCTGGAGCTGATGCGCGGCTACGGCCACCAGCCGTACCTGGTCGAGGGGGACGACCCGACGACCGTGCACCAGCTGCTCGCCGCGACCCTGGACAAGGCGGTCGACGAGATCACCGCGATCCAGCGCCGGGCCCGCTCCGGCGGCCCGGTCGAGCGCCCCCGCTGGCCGATGATCATCCTGCGGACCCCGAAGGGCTGGACCGGGCCGCGCGACGTCGACGGCAAGCGGGTCGAGGGCACCTTCCGCGCCCACCAGGTGCCGATCGCCGAGGTCCGCGACAACCCGGCGCACCTGGCCGAGCTGGAGCGCTGGCTGCGCAGCTACCGGCCGGAGGAGCTCTTCGACGCCACCGGCGCGCCGGTCGCCGAGCTGACCGCCCTGCCGCCGAAGGGCGAGCGGCGGATGAGCGCCAACCCGGTGGCCAACGGCGGCCGGCTGCTGCGCGACCTGGACCTGCCCGACTTCCGCGACTACGCGATCGACGTCAAGGAGCCCGGGGTGCCGGTGGCCGGCGCGACCGGCGCGCTCGGCCCGTGGGTCCGCGACGTGATCACCCGTAACCCGCAGACGTTCCGTCTCTTCGGCCCCGACGAGGTCGCCTCCAACCGGCTCGGCGCGGCGTTCGAGGTCACCGACCGGGCGTTCGTCGGCACGCAGGTGCCCGGCGACGACCACCTCTCCCCCGACGGCCGGGTGATGGAGGTGCTCTCCGAACACCTCTGCGAGGGCTGGCTGGAGGGCTACCTGCTGACCGGCCGGCACGGCATCTTCACCAGCTACGAGGCGTTCATCCACATCGTCGACTCGATGGTCAACCAGCACGCCAAGTGGCTGAAGGTGACCCGGCACATCCCCTGGCGCGAGCCGGTGGCGTCGCTGAACTACCTGCTCTCCAGCCACGTGTGGCGGCAGGACCACAACGGCTTCTCGCACCAGGACCCCGGCTTCATCGACCACGTGGTCAACAAGAAGGCCGAGGTGGTCCGGGTCTACCTGCCGCCGGACGGCAACACCCTGCTCTCCACCATGGACCACTGCCTGCGCAGCCGGCACTACATCAACGTGGTGGTGGCCGGGAAGCAGCCGGCCCCCAACTGGCTGACCATGGACGAGGCGATCCAGCACTGCCGGCGCGGCCTGGGCATCTGGGACTGGGCCAGCACCGACGCGGACAGCGAGCCGGACGTGGTGCTCGCCTGCGCCGGCGACGTGCCGACGCTGGAGACCCTGGCCGCGGCGGACCTGCTCCGCCGGCACCTGCCGGACCTGAAGGTGCGGGTGGTCAACGTGGTCGACCTGATGCGCCTCCAGCCGCCGTCGGAGCACCCGCACGGCCTGTCGGACAACGAGTTCGACACCATCTTCACCCGCGACAAGCCGGTCATCTTCGCGTACCACGGTTACCCGTGGCTGATCCACCGGCTCACCTACCGCCGGGCCAACCACGACAACCTGCACGTGCGCGGCTACAAGGAGGAGGGCACCACCACCACGCCGTTCGACATGGTGATGCTCAACGACCTGGACCGCTTCCACCTGGTCATCGACGTCATCGACCGGGTGCCGGGGCTGGCCGCCCGCGCCGCCCACCTGCGGCAGGAGATGATCGACACCCGCCAGGCCTGCCGCGACTACACCCGCGAGTACGGCGAGGACGACCCCAAGGTCGCCGAGTGGCGCTGGATCCGGGAGACCGACCCGGCGCTGCGGAGCGGGCAATGA